One Acidobacteriota bacterium genomic region harbors:
- a CDS encoding tetratricopeptide repeat protein, which translates to MEPFKKSTPAGGQVLEKFQKSTSALLVDALDREIRSRGYGSISKLERALGEQTGWWHYRRQNGDLRLQDLLAVLDHLGLHPISFLRRHLATGEGLDLDRPCGEPPPIVEKAWDRVIQEQEAPGVGEDFLEALDRRRDHDPETALKLAEASIPLVELQRVPQLLGIAGSAQRLLLLLDEAEHTLHAAVQMAYQHGDLACFGNLLRRFSYVALDRGHRSTALTLAERASIHLLRAGDFEGIAKVAVEQGLCLSYLDRDDEALQCFQTALAKLPENAFRYRCAALQNMARVYENKRQLESALQCLAEAEKLSEAMGARHRAKLVWLRASLLIKLDMPEVAAELLWEVVSTMRSCHLGEAALATCDLVHVQLQLGNPREAYLTATSMRALVEPLHNSKVITAALAELLRAGQEGLTLALVERIKRQIESERRQGKIWLSLSQSVEPASTSDRSYLEGLAEA; encoded by the coding sequence TTGGAGCCATTCAAGAAGTCAACGCCTGCGGGAGGCCAAGTTTTGGAAAAATTCCAGAAGTCGACCTCGGCATTGCTGGTCGATGCCCTCGATCGAGAAATCCGGAGCCGGGGATATGGCTCCATCTCGAAGCTGGAGCGCGCTCTCGGCGAACAGACCGGCTGGTGGCATTACCGCCGGCAGAACGGTGATCTGCGCCTCCAGGATCTGCTCGCAGTGCTCGACCACCTCGGCCTGCACCCCATCTCCTTCCTGCGCCGTCACCTGGCCACCGGCGAGGGACTAGACCTCGACCGCCCCTGCGGCGAGCCGCCGCCGATCGTGGAAAAAGCCTGGGACCGAGTGATTCAGGAGCAGGAGGCCCCCGGGGTGGGGGAAGACTTCTTGGAGGCGTTGGATCGACGAAGAGACCATGACCCTGAGACGGCCCTCAAGTTAGCCGAGGCTTCTATCCCTCTAGTAGAGCTCCAGCGGGTGCCGCAGCTTCTGGGCATCGCGGGCTCCGCCCAGCGCCTGCTGCTCCTCCTCGACGAGGCGGAGCATACCCTTCACGCAGCCGTACAGATGGCCTACCAGCACGGAGATCTAGCTTGTTTTGGCAACCTTCTCCGCCGATTCAGCTATGTGGCGCTAGACCGTGGCCATAGATCCACAGCCTTGACTCTGGCCGAGCGAGCCTCGATTCACCTCCTGCGAGCAGGGGATTTCGAAGGCATCGCCAAAGTAGCCGTGGAGCAAGGACTTTGCTTGAGCTATCTAGATCGCGATGACGAGGCTCTACAGTGCTTCCAAACCGCCCTCGCTAAACTTCCGGAGAATGCTTTTCGGTATCGTTGCGCAGCTCTACAGAACATGGCGCGGGTTTATGAGAACAAGCGCCAGCTGGAGAGTGCTCTGCAATGCTTGGCCGAAGCTGAGAAGCTCTCGGAAGCGATGGGCGCTAGGCACCGCGCCAAGCTTGTCTGGTTGCGCGCTAGCTTGCTGATCAAGCTAGACATGCCCGAGGTCGCGGCGGAATTGCTGTGGGAAGTTGTGAGCACCATGAGATCGTGCCACCTCGGTGAGGCAGCTCTCGCTACCTGCGACCTGGTACACGTGCAGCTTCAACTCGGCAACCCCAGGGAGGCCTACCTAACCGCCACCTCTATGCGCGCCCTGGTCGAACCACTACACAACAGCAAGGTCATCACTGCCGCGCTAGCTGAGTTGCTGCGCGCCGGCCAGGAAGGCCTGACCCTTGCTCTCGTTGAACGCATCAAGCGCCAAATCGAGAGCGAGCGGCGACAGGGAAAGATCTGGCTTTCTCTAAGCCAGAGCGTAGAGCCCGCATCTACCAGCGACAGGTCATACCTAGAGGGACTCGCAGAAGCCTAG
- the pckA gene encoding phosphoenolpyruvate carboxykinase (ATP) produces MSELFDLTAYGIHVDSIVRNPPPALLYEHGLSEEAGTAIASSGALIAYSGDKTGRSPDDKRIVEDPGSKDDVWWGPVNTPIDDHTFEINLERATDYLNTRPRLYVIDGFAGWDEKYRIKVRIITSRAYHALFMFNMLIRPTMAELKDFGEPDYVVFNGGGFPANRYTTGMTSKTSVSLHLGQRKFVILGTEYAGEMKKGIFTVMHYLMPKQNIFSMHCSANEGMEGDVSVFFGLSGTGKTSLSADARRRLIGDDEHCWSDDGVFNIEGGCYAKAIDLSAEKEPEIFNAIRFGSVLENVVYDPDTREVDYSDTSITVNTRCSYPIEFIPNAKIPCVAGHPKNVIFLTADAFGVLPPVSKLTPAQAMYHFISGYTAKIAGTEVGVTEPQATFSACFGAPFLVWHPTRYAELLAEKLRAHGAQTWLVNTGWTGGPYGVGHRISLPHTRAIIDGIHDGTLDQAPTERDPVFGIEVPTKCLGVPAEILKPKQTWADGAAYDAQAEKLAGLFRKNFEKYADEASEEIKAAGP; encoded by the coding sequence ATGAGCGAGCTGTTCGATCTGACCGCCTACGGCATTCATGTTGACTCCATAGTCCGCAACCCGCCGCCGGCGCTGCTCTACGAACACGGTCTGAGCGAGGAAGCCGGTACCGCCATCGCCTCCTCCGGCGCCCTCATCGCCTACAGTGGCGACAAGACCGGTCGCAGTCCCGACGACAAGCGCATCGTCGAAGATCCGGGCAGCAAGGACGACGTCTGGTGGGGGCCGGTGAACACGCCCATCGACGACCACACCTTCGAGATCAACCTCGAACGGGCCACCGACTACCTCAACACTCGCCCTCGCCTCTACGTCATCGACGGCTTCGCCGGCTGGGACGAGAAGTACCGCATCAAGGTGCGGATCATCACTTCCCGGGCCTACCACGCCCTGTTCATGTTCAACATGTTGATCCGCCCGACGATGGCGGAGCTGAAGGATTTTGGCGAGCCCGACTATGTGGTGTTCAACGGTGGCGGCTTCCCCGCCAACCGCTACACCACCGGCATGACCTCCAAGACCAGCGTCAGCTTGCATTTGGGGCAGCGCAAATTCGTCATCCTGGGCACCGAGTACGCCGGTGAGATGAAGAAGGGCATCTTCACCGTCATGCACTACTTGATGCCGAAGCAGAACATCTTCAGCATGCACTGCTCCGCCAACGAGGGCATGGAGGGAGATGTCTCCGTCTTCTTCGGCCTCTCCGGCACCGGCAAGACCTCTCTCAGCGCCGACGCCCGGCGGCGTCTCATCGGCGACGACGAGCATTGTTGGAGCGACGATGGTGTGTTCAACATCGAGGGCGGTTGTTACGCCAAGGCCATCGACCTGTCGGCGGAGAAGGAGCCGGAGATCTTCAACGCCATTCGCTTCGGCTCGGTGCTGGAGAACGTGGTCTACGACCCGGACACCCGGGAGGTGGACTACTCCGACACCTCCATCACCGTCAACACCCGCTGCAGTTATCCCATCGAGTTCATCCCCAACGCCAAGATTCCCTGCGTGGCGGGGCATCCCAAGAACGTCATCTTCCTCACCGCCGACGCTTTCGGGGTGTTGCCGCCGGTGAGCAAGCTGACCCCGGCTCAGGCCATGTACCATTTCATCAGCGGCTACACTGCCAAGATCGCCGGTACCGAGGTCGGGGTCACCGAGCCCCAGGCCACCTTCTCCGCCTGCTTCGGGGCTCCGTTTCTCGTCTGGCACCCGACGCGTTACGCTGAGCTGTTGGCGGAAAAGCTCCGTGCCCACGGAGCCCAGACCTGGCTGGTCAACACCGGCTGGACCGGCGGTCCCTACGGCGTCGGTCACCGCATCTCCCTGCCCCACACCCGCGCCATCATCGACGGCATCCACGACGGCACCCTCGACCAGGCGCCGACGGAGCGGGATCCGGTCTTCGGGATCGAGGTGCCGACGAAGTGCCTGGGAGTGCCGGCGGAGATCCTCAAGCCCAAGCAGACCTGGGCCGACGGCGCCGCCTACGACGCCCAGGCGGAGAAGCTCGCCGGGCTGTTCCGGAAGAATTTCGAAAAGTACGCCGACGAGGCCAGCGAAGAGATCAAGGCCGCCGGCCCCTGA
- a CDS encoding outer membrane beta-barrel protein, with translation MTYQRSLPALLAAFALMLLAPMSASAMDLSVHGSYWDTDDFGESVGAGARLTFFSALQLELGVSYFEDFGEDFDFDLDDPGLDTITLEIEAIPVDIGARVNLGGRTGIYLGAGGTLYLLDTPAGSVDDEVGYYFRAGLQFRSFFVEAGYREVEGTLDDLDFDDIDDLDDLDIGDSNFDLTGFFINAGWRF, from the coding sequence TTGACCTATCAGCGCAGCCTCCCCGCCCTCCTCGCAGCCTTCGCCCTCATGTTGTTGGCCCCGATGTCGGCCAGCGCGATGGATCTCTCCGTCCACGGCAGTTATTGGGATACGGATGACTTCGGGGAGTCGGTGGGGGCCGGCGCGCGGCTGACCTTCTTCAGCGCTCTCCAGCTGGAGCTGGGCGTCTCCTACTTCGAAGACTTCGGTGAGGATTTCGACTTCGACCTCGACGATCCGGGCCTCGACACCATCACCCTGGAGATCGAGGCGATCCCGGTGGATATCGGCGCTCGGGTCAATCTCGGCGGCCGCACCGGCATCTACCTCGGCGCCGGCGGCACCCTCTACCTTCTCGACACGCCGGCGGGCAGCGTCGACGACGAGGTCGGATACTACTTCCGCGCCGGGCTGCAGTTCCGCAGCTTCTTCGTCGAGGCGGGGTATCGGGAAGTCGAGGGCACCCTCGACGATCTGGACTTCGACGACATCGACGACCTGGACGATCTCGACATCGGCGACTCCAACTTCGACCTCACCGGCTTCTTCATCAACGCCGGCTGGCGCTTCTGA
- a CDS encoding CusA/CzcA family heavy metal efflux RND transporter: protein MIQRLIDASLNHRLVVVALWTLLVAAGIHSALHLPIDALPDITNIQVQVLTDSPGLAPEEVEQFVTFPVETAMSGLPRVEEIRSLSKFGLSVVTVVFDEGTDIYWARQQVSERLAQAREAIPAGYGEPALAPITTGLGEVYHFEVDGQPRCAPKQPDTEDCWSLMELRSILDWLIIPQLRSVPGVVEVNAFGGEVKTFQATLDAERLMARGLGVSDVVQAIRSNNLNAGGGFVAFGGEQYVIRGEGLIRTLEDLERVVVATQETTPVYLRDVADVELAPLLRQGAATRDGDREAVAGIVLMLLGENSRAVAQRVDERVGEISSTLPDGVVIDTYYDRSDLVNRTLGTVAGNLLKGGLLVVVILLLLIGSLRAGLLVAAVIPLSMLVTFSAMRWLGIPGNLMSLGAIDFGLIVDAAVVVVDSILRAFRKRAGETGVSDLEKVRTAVHQVARPVVFGVSIIILVYIPLLSLRGVEGKMFRPMALTVGFALFASLLCALTLIPAVASWLLPRVRSREPLLYRVCRRLYLPLLDRALAHRRLTVGAAVLLLAVGLAIAPFLGAEFIPTLDEGAIAMHIQRLPSISLEQSNQVSLMAEKTILDEFSNEVSTVVSRTGRPEVALDPMGVEIGDTFVMLHPEERWRFASKEALVEAIQDELQAQVPGAKFAFTQPIELRFAELMTGVRSDVAVHLYGSDFDLLRQKAEEIEAALRSVPGAADVAAEQIQGLPRLRVTVDREAIARYGLSVQEVFQVLEALGGIRVGTVLEGAMRFPVQVRYPERLRDDPQRLKELRIAAAPAEPGGPPRMIPLDQLATIRVAEGPAQINRHQVSRRIGIEANVRGRDLASFVAEAQRTVAEQVELPAGWRLSWGGQYENLQEASQRLLLIVPAVLLLIFILLYSAFGSGRLTVLVFLNVPLALSGGLLALGLRGYPFSISAAVGFIAVFGIAVLNGLVLMEHIRNQRQTGLGPRQAAREGARLRLRAVLMTASTDIIGFLPMAVATSAGAEVQRPLATVVVGGLITATLLTLLVLPALYARTSDTRPSDTVGTVSP from the coding sequence ATGATTCAACGCCTCATCGACGCCTCTCTCAACCACCGGCTGGTGGTGGTCGCCCTGTGGACCCTCCTCGTCGCCGCCGGTATCCACTCCGCCCTGCACCTGCCCATCGATGCCCTGCCGGACATCACCAACATCCAGGTCCAGGTGCTCACCGACAGCCCCGGCCTGGCCCCGGAAGAGGTGGAGCAATTCGTCACCTTCCCGGTGGAAACCGCCATGAGCGGCCTGCCCCGGGTGGAGGAGATCCGCTCCCTGAGCAAATTCGGGCTCTCGGTGGTGACGGTGGTCTTCGACGAAGGCACCGACATCTACTGGGCGCGCCAGCAGGTGTCGGAGCGGCTGGCCCAGGCCCGGGAAGCGATCCCCGCAGGTTACGGCGAACCGGCCCTGGCTCCCATCACCACCGGCCTGGGAGAGGTCTACCACTTCGAGGTCGACGGGCAGCCCCGCTGCGCACCGAAGCAGCCGGACACCGAGGACTGTTGGTCGTTGATGGAGCTGCGCTCGATCCTCGACTGGCTGATCATCCCGCAGCTACGCTCGGTTCCCGGGGTGGTGGAGGTGAACGCCTTCGGCGGCGAGGTCAAGACCTTCCAGGCCACCCTCGATGCGGAGCGGCTGATGGCCCGGGGGCTCGGCGTCTCCGACGTGGTGCAGGCCATCCGCAGCAACAACCTCAACGCCGGCGGCGGCTTCGTCGCCTTCGGCGGCGAGCAGTACGTGATCCGCGGAGAGGGGCTGATCCGCACTCTGGAAGACCTAGAGCGGGTGGTGGTGGCGACCCAGGAAACCACCCCGGTCTACCTCCGGGACGTGGCGGACGTGGAGCTGGCGCCGCTGCTGCGCCAGGGCGCCGCCACCCGCGACGGGGACCGGGAAGCGGTGGCGGGCATCGTGCTCATGCTGCTGGGGGAGAACAGCCGCGCCGTCGCCCAGCGGGTCGATGAGCGGGTCGGCGAGATCTCCAGCACCCTGCCCGACGGCGTCGTCATCGACACCTATTACGACCGCTCCGACCTGGTGAACCGCACCCTGGGCACGGTGGCGGGGAACCTGCTCAAGGGTGGGCTGTTGGTGGTGGTGATCCTGCTGCTCTTGATCGGCAGCCTGCGCGCCGGGCTCTTGGTGGCGGCGGTCATCCCGCTGTCGATGCTGGTGACCTTCTCGGCCATGCGCTGGCTGGGCATCCCGGGCAATCTCATGAGCCTCGGGGCCATCGATTTCGGTCTCATCGTCGACGCTGCCGTGGTGGTGGTGGACAGCATCCTACGCGCCTTCCGCAAACGCGCCGGGGAAACCGGCGTGTCCGACCTGGAGAAGGTCCGCACCGCCGTCCACCAGGTGGCCCGGCCGGTGGTCTTCGGCGTCTCCATCATCATCCTGGTGTACATCCCGCTGCTCTCGTTGCGCGGCGTCGAGGGCAAGATGTTCCGGCCCATGGCCCTCACCGTCGGCTTCGCCCTCTTCGCCTCCCTGCTCTGTGCCCTGACCCTGATTCCGGCGGTGGCGAGCTGGCTGCTGCCCCGGGTCCGCTCCAGGGAACCGCTTCTCTACCGCGTTTGCCGGCGCCTCTACCTGCCGCTGCTGGACCGCGCGCTGGCGCACCGGCGCCTGACCGTGGGAGCGGCGGTGCTGCTGTTGGCGGTGGGGCTGGCCATCGCGCCCTTCCTGGGAGCGGAGTTCATTCCCACCCTCGACGAGGGCGCCATCGCCATGCACATCCAGCGGCTGCCCTCCATCTCCCTGGAGCAATCCAACCAGGTGAGCCTGATGGCCGAGAAAACGATCCTCGACGAGTTCTCCAACGAGGTCTCGACGGTGGTCTCGCGCACCGGGCGGCCGGAGGTGGCCCTCGATCCCATGGGGGTCGAGATCGGCGACACCTTCGTCATGCTGCACCCGGAGGAGCGCTGGCGCTTCGCCTCCAAGGAGGCCCTGGTGGAAGCGATCCAGGACGAGCTGCAGGCTCAAGTGCCGGGAGCGAAGTTCGCCTTCACCCAGCCCATCGAGCTACGCTTCGCCGAGCTCATGACCGGCGTGCGCTCCGACGTGGCGGTGCATCTCTACGGTTCCGATTTCGATCTGCTGCGGCAAAAGGCGGAGGAAATCGAGGCCGCGCTGCGCTCGGTGCCCGGAGCGGCGGACGTGGCGGCGGAGCAAATCCAGGGGCTGCCCCGGCTGCGGGTCACCGTGGACCGGGAGGCCATCGCCCGCTACGGCCTGTCGGTGCAGGAGGTCTTCCAGGTGCTGGAGGCCTTGGGAGGCATTCGCGTCGGCACGGTGCTCGAGGGGGCCATGCGATTCCCCGTCCAGGTGCGCTATCCCGAGCGGCTACGCGACGATCCCCAACGCCTGAAGGAGCTGCGCATCGCCGCCGCACCGGCGGAGCCCGGCGGTCCGCCCCGCATGATCCCCCTGGACCAGCTAGCCACCATCCGCGTGGCCGAAGGTCCGGCGCAGATCAACCGGCATCAAGTTTCCCGCCGCATCGGCATCGAAGCCAATGTGCGGGGGCGCGACCTGGCGTCCTTCGTGGCAGAGGCTCAGCGGACGGTGGCGGAGCAGGTGGAGCTGCCCGCCGGCTGGCGCCTGAGCTGGGGTGGGCAATACGAGAATCTCCAGGAAGCCTCTCAGCGCCTGCTGCTCATCGTCCCCGCCGTCCTGCTGTTGATCTTCATCCTGCTCTACAGCGCCTTCGGCTCCGGGCGACTGACCGTGCTGGTCTTCCTCAACGTGCCTCTGGCGCTCTCCGGAGGGCTGCTGGCCCTGGGCCTTCGGGGCTATCCGTTCTCCATCTCCGCGGCAGTGGGCTTCATCGCGGTCTTCGGCATCGCGGTGCTCAACGGCCTGGTGCTGATGGAGCACATCCGGAATCAGCGGCAGACCGGCCTGGGACCTCGTCAGGCCGCTCGGGAAGGGGCCCGACTGCGCTTGCGAGCGGTGCTCATGACCGCCTCCACGGACATCATCGGCTTCCTGCCCATGGCCGTCGCCACCTCGGCGGGGGCCGAGGTCCAGCGCCCCCTGGCCACCGTGGTGGTGGGCGGCCTGATCACCGCGACGCTGCTCACCCTGCTGGTACTGCCGGCGCTCTACGCTCGCACCTCTGATACCCGACCCTCTGATACCGTCGGCACCGTCTCGCCGTGA
- a CDS encoding efflux RND transporter periplasmic adaptor subunit codes for MNRRLVGLIIFGLLGTGAWSGCGPVSESHLQRHEDGHHEEDHDAEASGHHDEHGDGHHDEHGGESATVTLSPEAQKRIGLATAAVAQLPLRALRTTTGTLGFDETRLARVGPRVDGRLVRVPGELGERVAAGEILAVLDSVELGEAKARYLSAQARREVAQQRYERELSLRTDRIASEQEVLDAEGAAREATADLAAARETLRLLGLGEATIDGLSWQDGDAAQVAVRAPFAGKIVERNATLGELVDPRSELFTLADLSQVWLWVDLYERDLAHVDLGQPVEVRLDAWGDEVFHGELAYIADQVEAESRTVGARVDLPNPDGRLKPGMFARVSLATGEPQERSVLVVPREAIQRDGEESIVFVSTNSPGRFERRAVQVGDVAEALAEIVSGLEAGDEVVTEGAFLLRSQASADELGGHHHH; via the coding sequence ATGAATCGAAGGCTTGTTGGGTTGATCATTTTCGGGCTGCTGGGCACCGGGGCGTGGAGCGGCTGTGGCCCTGTATCGGAATCCCACCTACAACGACACGAAGACGGGCACCACGAAGAAGACCACGACGCGGAAGCGAGCGGGCATCACGACGAGCACGGCGACGGGCACCATGACGAGCACGGCGGCGAAAGTGCCACGGTGACGCTGAGCCCCGAAGCCCAGAAGCGCATCGGCCTCGCCACCGCCGCCGTCGCTCAGCTTCCCTTGAGAGCGCTCCGGACCACCACCGGTACCCTCGGCTTCGACGAGACCCGCCTGGCCCGCGTCGGCCCGCGAGTGGACGGCCGGCTGGTGCGGGTACCCGGCGAGCTGGGGGAGCGGGTCGCCGCCGGCGAGATCCTGGCGGTCCTCGACTCGGTGGAGCTGGGCGAGGCCAAGGCCCGCTATTTGAGCGCCCAGGCCCGCCGCGAGGTCGCCCAGCAGCGCTACGAGCGGGAGCTGTCCCTGCGCACCGACCGCATCGCCTCGGAACAGGAGGTTCTAGATGCCGAGGGCGCCGCCCGGGAGGCTACCGCCGACCTCGCCGCAGCGCGGGAGACTCTGCGCCTGCTGGGCCTCGGTGAAGCCACCATCGACGGCCTCTCCTGGCAGGACGGGGACGCGGCCCAGGTGGCCGTGCGGGCACCCTTCGCCGGCAAGATCGTGGAGCGCAATGCCACCCTCGGCGAGCTGGTGGACCCTCGCAGCGAGCTATTCACCCTCGCCGACCTTTCCCAGGTGTGGCTGTGGGTGGATCTCTACGAGCGGGACCTGGCCCACGTCGACCTCGGCCAGCCGGTGGAGGTGCGGCTCGACGCCTGGGGCGACGAAGTCTTCCACGGCGAGCTGGCCTACATCGCCGATCAGGTCGAGGCGGAGAGCCGCACCGTGGGCGCCCGAGTCGACCTGCCCAACCCCGACGGCAGGCTCAAGCCGGGCATGTTTGCCCGCGTCTCCCTGGCCACCGGGGAACCGCAGGAGCGCAGTGTGCTCGTCGTTCCCCGGGAGGCGATTCAGCGGGATGGAGAAGAGTCCATCGTCTTCGTCAGCACCAACTCCCCGGGCCGCTTCGAGCGACGGGCGGTGCAGGTGGGAGATGTCGCCGAAGCGCTGGCGGAGATCGTCTCCGGCCTCGAAGCGGGAGATGAAGTGGTCACCGAGGGAGCCTTTCTGCTGCGCTCCCAAGCCTCCGCCGACGAGCTCGGCGGCCATCATCACCACTGA
- a CDS encoding TolC family protein, whose protein sequence is MTFFEALEAAASSPQLQRLAARVEAGEAESRAAEVYPHNPVLELEAADRRGGEGSSTDHMVKLSQQLEIAGQRSARRSTARTDLDAAKAAVSHARRRWLAQTALAFARAEHRRQELEVESTEAELAASFAALVERRLEAGSATALDLALAQAGLARAERRRTLAQSTYRGAQARLAEATAAAAPTVRPAGDLPPLVDPPELAQILDRSRQARGDLRAARLRVNAAEERLQLARKERIPDLTLGVRAGREEGQDLTGVSVAFPLPVIQRNQGAIARGEAELSTARAELAVTELAAGREIATAHGRLTAALEGQQLAQRLGVTPLEKGLELVQRSFDAGKIGAAELLLFRRELVEGRRQLVAARGEAWEAAMELAVAAGVPLPGLEWLESEEAKR, encoded by the coding sequence ATGACGTTCTTCGAAGCCCTGGAAGCCGCCGCTTCTTCCCCCCAGCTGCAGCGGTTGGCGGCCCGGGTAGAGGCGGGAGAGGCGGAGAGCCGGGCCGCCGAGGTCTATCCCCACAATCCGGTGCTGGAGCTCGAAGCGGCGGATCGGCGGGGTGGCGAGGGCTCTTCCACCGACCACATGGTCAAGCTCTCCCAGCAGCTGGAGATCGCCGGTCAGCGGAGCGCCCGCAGGAGCACCGCCCGGACGGACCTGGACGCGGCGAAGGCGGCGGTCTCCCACGCCCGGCGCCGATGGCTAGCCCAAACCGCCCTCGCCTTCGCCCGCGCCGAGCACCGGCGCCAGGAGCTGGAGGTGGAATCGACGGAGGCGGAGCTGGCCGCCTCCTTCGCGGCGCTGGTGGAGCGGCGGCTGGAGGCGGGCTCCGCCACCGCCCTGGATCTGGCGCTGGCCCAGGCCGGGCTGGCGCGGGCCGAGCGCCGCAGGACCCTGGCCCAATCGACCTATCGCGGCGCTCAGGCCCGCCTGGCGGAGGCCACCGCCGCCGCCGCACCCACCGTCCGCCCCGCCGGCGACCTGCCACCGTTGGTGGATCCGCCGGAGCTCGCGCAGATCCTCGACCGGAGCCGACAGGCCCGCGGGGATCTGCGGGCGGCCCGGCTGCGAGTCAACGCTGCCGAGGAGCGGCTGCAGCTGGCCCGGAAAGAGCGCATCCCGGACCTCACCCTCGGCGTGCGCGCCGGCCGCGAGGAGGGCCAGGACCTGACCGGCGTCAGCGTCGCCTTCCCCCTGCCGGTGATCCAGCGCAACCAGGGGGCCATCGCCCGCGGTGAGGCGGAGCTCTCGACGGCACGGGCGGAGCTGGCGGTAACGGAGCTGGCGGCGGGGCGGGAGATCGCCACCGCCCACGGACGACTGACGGCGGCCCTGGAGGGCCAGCAGCTGGCCCAACGCCTGGGCGTGACCCCGCTGGAAAAGGGCCTGGAGCTGGTGCAGCGATCCTTCGACGCCGGCAAGATCGGCGCCGCCGAGCTCCTGCTCTTCCGCCGCGAGTTGGTAGAGGGCCGGCGACAGCTGGTGGCGGCCCGGGGCGAGGCCTGGGAAGCGGCCATGGAGCTGGCTGTCGCCGCGGGGGTGCCGCTGCCGGGGTTGGAATGGTTGGAATCCGAGGAGGCGAAGCGATGA
- a CDS encoding phosphatase PAP2 family protein encodes MRGKTLAPRFWILCFLAFVLVGSAGADVVTDWNEVAIDAVRAERTNPPVATRQLAMMHTAVYDAVNGLLATHEPYHVTTPAPDGASPEAAAAAAAHAVLSAQYPGLAAELDAALAESLGEIPDGQAKTDGIAWGETCAAAILALRADDGSDTPRPYSAPEGSGWWVPTPPAFAPALLPQWPYVTPWTMRRGSQFRVPAPPPLTSNEYLRDFREVYRLGGAASTERTADQSQIAEFWDDGPGTTTPPGHWHWIARILADAQSTTMAENARMFALLSLVQADGAIVSWDNKYHYGNWRPSTGIHRADRDGRPETRPDTTWESFINTPPFPTYTSGHSTFSGGSARILRHFFGTDDLAFSVGSDGVPGVVRSYSSLSQAGEEAGQSRIYGGIHWQYDNTWGLYSGRGLADHVFYNFLRPLDLAVDACAADATTLCLNGGRFLVRAEWRDFQGNRDAANAVTLSDDSGYFWFFEEDNTEVTVKVLDACSGSFDRYWVFASGLTNVEVTLTVVDTLAGEVRQYFNPLERSFEPILDSNAFATCP; translated from the coding sequence ATGCGAGGGAAGACCCTAGCCCCCCGATTCTGGATTCTCTGCTTCTTGGCCTTCGTATTGGTCGGCAGTGCCGGTGCGGATGTGGTGACCGATTGGAATGAGGTTGCCATCGACGCTGTCCGGGCCGAGCGCACCAACCCACCGGTGGCCACGCGCCAATTGGCCATGATGCACACTGCCGTCTACGACGCGGTGAATGGTCTCCTGGCCACCCACGAGCCCTACCACGTCACCACACCGGCGCCCGATGGCGCCTCGCCGGAGGCCGCCGCCGCCGCAGCTGCCCACGCCGTCTTGTCGGCGCAATATCCCGGCCTCGCTGCGGAGCTCGACGCGGCCCTGGCAGAGTCCCTGGGCGAGATCCCCGACGGCCAGGCCAAGACCGACGGCATCGCTTGGGGTGAGACCTGCGCCGCCGCCATCCTCGCCCTCCGCGCCGACGATGGATCCGACACCCCGCGGCCCTACAGCGCCCCCGAGGGCTCCGGCTGGTGGGTCCCCACTCCTCCCGCGTTCGCTCCCGCGCTGCTGCCCCAGTGGCCCTACGTAACCCCGTGGACCATGCGCCGTGGGTCCCAGTTCCGAGTGCCCGCGCCGCCGCCGCTGACCAGCAACGAGTACCTTCGGGACTTCCGCGAGGTCTATCGCCTGGGCGGCGCCGCCAGCACCGAGCGCACCGCGGACCAGTCGCAGATCGCTGAGTTCTGGGATGACGGTCCCGGCACTACTACGCCGCCGGGCCATTGGCATTGGATCGCCCGGATTCTCGCCGACGCTCAGTCCACCACTATGGCGGAGAACGCCCGCATGTTCGCTCTGTTGTCTTTGGTGCAGGCGGACGGTGCCATCGTCTCCTGGGACAACAAATACCACTACGGCAACTGGCGGCCGAGCACTGGCATCCACCGTGCCGACCGGGACGGCCGCCCCGAGACCCGGCCCGACACCACCTGGGAGAGCTTCATCAACACCCCGCCGTTCCCCACCTACACCTCCGGCCACAGCACCTTCAGCGGTGGCAGCGCGCGGATCTTGCGCCACTTCTTCGGCACCGACGACCTCGCCTTCTCCGTCGGCTCCGACGGCGTGCCGGGAGTCGTGCGGTCCTATTCCAGCCTTTCCCAGGCCGGGGAGGAAGCCGGTCAAAGCCGCATCTACGGCGGCATCCATTGGCAGTACGACAACACCTGGGGCCTCTACAGCGGCCGCGGGCTGGCGGACCACGTCTTCTACAACTTCTTGAGGCCTCTGGACCTGGCCGTCGACGCGTGCGCCGCTGACGCCACGACCCTCTGCCTCAACGGTGGCCGCTTCCTGGTGCGCGCCGAGTGGCGCGACTTCCAGGGCAACCGGGACGCCGCCAACGCCGTCACCCTATCCGACGACTCGGGGTACTTCTGGTTCTTCGAGGAGGACAACACCGAGGTGACGGTGAAGGTGCTCGACGCTTGCAGCGGCAGCTTCGACCGCTACTGGGTCTTCGCTTCCGGCCTGACCAACGTGGAAGTGACCCTGACGGTGGTGGACACCTTGGCAGGTGAAGTGCGGCAGTACTTCAATCCGCTGGAACGCTCCTTCGAGCCGATCCTGGATTCGAACGCCTTCGCCACCTGCCCCTGA